From the Argentina anserina chromosome 3, drPotAnse1.1, whole genome shotgun sequence genome, the window AGCTCGGCCCTCTACCTACGGaagcgggctttctcgcgggccaGGTTGGGTAAAAGTCCATTAGGCTTGCGGGTCTCCGCGGGTTTTTCGgatccacgggctaaatgaGAGGCTGTGCCACTAGATCAAACGAAAAATATCTTTAAAACACTatagaaattcaaatacaatataattattatacTGCATGACTATACATTGGATTATGGCTGTAAGTAGGCTCGAGCCGCTCGTATTTGACTCGTTTTAGCCCGTTCGGCTTGAGCTCGTAAAATTAAATGAGCCAACCTTAAGCTCAATATTATGTCCGGCCTTAAAAATGAGCTAAGTTTGAATAATAAGTATTCAGCTGGTTCGACTCGTTTAGCTCGTGAGCTAGCTCGAGCTCGTTAAAAACTCAActtgtttattaattaagcttgatttattaacttttataatagatataaagtataatttttatatgagaaataatattagTTAGAAAGAGCTAAAATGCTTCTTTTTGaaataattagttaaaaacTTTAAGTTTAATaacgagtttgatttgttatttttagtttattgtTGTAAAATGGTGTTTTTTGACAGGGTGGTACAACAATGATATTAGCATGGCCGAGTCTaaaattgatcatatttttttctaaataagcGAAGACTAGCCCCATCAAGCTTCAATGAGAGAATCCAAATAAGTTTGTTGTCGTGTCAATCCCATCAACTCTTCCTCATTTCTAGTAATAACTTTGTTTTGTGTTGCTTTCAATAAATGGCTTGACAAGATGTGTATGGCGTGGGAGCTAAAATAACATGAGttttagaagaagaaatcattCCGGCAGTGCTTGGTTTAATGGTTGAGGGTAGTTGGTATAAGGGTTATGAGTTGAGAATGATAAAGAACTAAGAGATTGGGCAGTAGATGAATTAGGGATGGAAAACTAAGGATGTTTATGGGGGAGATAAAGCATGGCAGAAGGAGGATATTGCTAGGAAGCTTGCGAGCTCCTCCATCCGATCATTCTCCTTGTTTATAGCATATCATAAGGTATTTATAAATTGTCCCAACAACTAAAGGAATTTTGGTTAAGTGCTTAGACTGTTGGGTAAAAATATGGTTTGGTTAAAAGCATGTATCAGATATTGTAATGCATCTTGGTCTATTAGATTTGTCTAAAGGTTGTGAAACATTTTATGACAGAAAATCTGCTGCTGGGATAGGTTTGAGCTTGAAATCTGCTGCTTGGACAGATTTGCAAGAATATCTGATTTTGATGCTGGGAATATGCTTATATATGGGATTCTATGTGTTTGATTGGTTATAAAGGATTTGGGGGCTTTTGAGttgtttctcttcttctttaccCGTATTAAGAGTTATATCGTCGGACATGAATTTTGGTTCCAACTCCAGAATTACCAACGGGTCTAAACCTAATAACGGACATCATCTGAGTCCGTTATCTTCCACACCTCACTCGTTCTTGTAAGCCCCAAGTGCATGAAAGTGGCTTGGGTCCACGTGCATGGCATGATGATTACAAGTGTATTTACCATCAAAATACGAATCGGGTTGAAGAATGCGGTGGGCCTGATATTTGGATTTTTAGGcaccaacaattgcaaataAAAAGGATATTGTGTGATGCTATGACATTAGATTTTGaatattctttttaatttcttaatttttaatttttaatttcatatgattTTAGCCATCTCGATTCGAGTTTGAGTTCATTTGATAAAATGAGCCGACCCTAGCCCGGCTTGAGGTTTTTCAAATCGAGCCGAGCTTAAACGTGAAggacaaaaatcaaattttagccGACTCGAGCTCGATCGGTTGAAAACGAGTCAAAATTAAACAATGTAGTATTCGGTTTGACTCATTTACACCCCTACATTGGATAAGGTTGTAAAGAttgaaaaaaggaaaagggaGAAGACAAGAAAAAAGCTGATAGATACAAAAACATTTGTGGAGTCTTTCACttatatctttttcaagcaTGTCTTCAGAGAAGCAAAATAGTTTTTTGTGGTAGTTGTTGTTGCCTCTATGTATCATTCCCTTAATTATGCCACCGGCCGAAGCAAAATAACTTTCACTTGTATGGTTTTTTAGTTTGATTCTTTATCTATGAGCGTCTAAGAGGTGCATCTAAAATTTTGGATAAGAATGAGGGCATATTAGATACTTCTCCATTATAGATTGCAAACGCAAGAGATATTTAATGTTATCGTGTGAGTTCGTATACGtactaattttatttaattttgtcatatttGTATGTTGTTAGCGTGTGATATAATTTGAAATTCTCGTCCCAGGACAACTAATTTAGTATgaaatttttaataaaaaaaattagcacAAAAAAGCCTATTAATTAAACTGGAGAGGGTACGCTTGCTTGTTATGGAATGGGAAAACAAATTAGGGACACAGACAAATAGTTATTTCCCTTGAATTAACATATAACTATATAAGGGTCTTTATTTACCGGCTTTACCAGTTTCCCGTATTCCTTCTTCCTTCTTGGAAGGGTTAAACCCTTCACTAAAACCCAGAAAAGGAAGCAGTTCTTGAATCTTCGACATTCTCAGTTGAAAACTCCTCCATTTCAGTCGTTGATTTCACTGCTACGTCCTTCTTTGAATCTCTCTGAACCTTGCAACATCTTCATTTCTAATCAGTCCAGGTACATTTTCcacctttcttcttcttttcaattcaacCCAGAAATGGGTTTTAGTTGCAGACCCTGTTTCTTGTTTCATCATATTTAAGCTGATTTGTATGAGGTGTTTAACATGGGTTTGAGTTATATTTAATCTTGTGTTGATTTCACCGAGGGGTAGTAAGAAATGGGTTTGATTTTCTTTACTTCTTGATTCGGGTATTGTACTGATATATGGGTTCGAAATTCCACCGAAACTTGTTGTTAAATGTAGGGTTAATGTGATTGATAGGTCTAGATGAGTTCGTGTTTTCATTTGATCTTGATGTTATTTATTACTAATGGGTGCTGATTGGGTGGTTTGAGTTGGGTTTTGATTTCCATTTGATCTCTATTTGATATGTGTGACTTTGGTAATGATAGGTTGTAAAATTTCGATGGAAAAGCCACTAAAAAGAACCAGAGATGAGAACAGTGATCTACCTACAGCAATTGTTAATCAGATATTTTCCTTCCTTCCCACGGTAAATGCTGTCAGAACCACCATTTTGTCTAAGGAATGGGACCAAGTTTGGACAAAGTATGAAAATCTAGACTTTGACAGTGAAAGGGATTTCAGGGATGTTGATGGCTTTGTTGCATTAGTGAGCAGCGTACTCTACCTTCGTGATTCAGTGGACATACGTAAATTTCGTCTTAACATTGTGTTTCCCAAGCATTTACCTTGCATTGATGATTGGATTTGCACTGCTGTTTGGCGTAATGTTGTTGAGCTGGATCTTCGTGTTAACTTTGGTCAATGGGAAGGATATTTTTATTATCCTGAGCGCATCTTTCGGTGTAAAACCCTTCAGGTTCTGAAACTGAACCTATATTACTGCCAGATAACCTGTGATCCTCCTACATCGGGCTCTTTCCCAAGTCTCAAGTTGCTTCATGTATCAGTTAAGAAACCTGAGGATGAAGCAATGCAGAAGCTTTTCTCATGCTGCCCTGTACTGGAGTGTTTGATTATAGAAGGATCAATGAGTACATATTCCAGTTTTAAGATCTCCGCGCCAAAACTGAAGATGTTGATAATAAGTTTGGAATGTACATGGAAGAAGTTTGACATTTCTGTTGATGCTCCAGAGCTTGAAAAGCTATATCTGAACTGGCCTGGTGTGACTGAGGGGGGTGCAAAACCCTTAGTCAAAGCCAATATCCCTTTCAGCCACTTAGAAATAGAAGGACAACTTGATCTTTCTAAGTTTCCAACGAAACTACTAGATCAAGTTTCTGATTTTAAATCTGTATATCTGTCAGCTGATTGCTTGGAGGTGAGTATATTCCAACTCTTGTTTATTTACAATATATTTGGTTTTGAATAAGTACTATAgcctgaaagaaaaaaatatctgTATTCTTTTGAAGTTATGACAAGttgaagaaataaataatatgAATAATCTTTTTACTAATTTTCTTCACTTCTAGATGTGACTTAGGAAGACTTGTGCACTGCCTTTCCTAGCCTTCTAATCTATATGACAGATCCACATGTCTCACTGTTCATTGATTCATTCATCCTTATCTGTTGTTGcctttcaattcttgttcttgtaaTTTATCATCTGTTCCTAGTATAT encodes:
- the LOC126788743 gene encoding F-box/LRR-repeat protein 13-like; amino-acid sequence: MEKPLKRTRDENSDLPTAIVNQIFSFLPTVNAVRTTILSKEWDQVWTKYENLDFDSERDFRDVDGFVALVSSVLYLRDSVDIRKFRLNIVFPKHLPCIDDWICTAVWRNVVELDLRVNFGQWEGYFYYPERIFRCKTLQVLKLNLYYCQITCDPPTSGSFPSLKLLHVSVKKPEDEAMQKLFSCCPVLECLIIEGSMSTYSSFKISAPKLKMLIISLECTWKKFDISVDAPELEKLYLNWPGVTEGGAKPLVKANIPFSHLEIEGQLDLSKFPTKLLDQVSDFKSVYLSADCLEILRLPDDRHLPFLRNVSQLKLAICGHCCWKLLAVFLDSAHSLEDLVLEYRAQCHAKVAETQWIPPRDVPVCFSSNLKTISFKGFKGLPAEIEIIRYLLQNGQLLEKMTVSPHIRLSYLNQEELYAQFMTFPRATACYFEFMQMQV